The nucleotide window TACCGACACTGAGCACGACTCATTCAGCGTGTGCGAGAGTGACTCGAGGTGCGGTTGCGCGATATCCGGCAGACCGAGGCTGGAGAGATATGAGAAACCGAGGTTGAGGGTGTGGGGTGTGAGCCAAAAAACGGATCCATCCGATTGGGCGTAGCCCTCTGCGATCAGTGTGTGGAGAAACCGGCGGGTGGTTGCACGGGGCAGGCCCGTCGCCTCTGCGACCTGCGCAAGGGTTTGCCGCGGGTGTTGCGCATCGAAGGCGCGGATCACCGCCAGACCTCGGCTAAGGCTTTGCACGAGCTGCACGTTACTTTCGCTCACGAATGTGAGCTTAGTCGAAAGGTGTTCGCTTTGTGAACCCTTGTGCAGCATCCGAACACCGGTTACCATGGCCACATGATTAACAAAGTGGTTGATTCAGTTGAGGAGGCGGTCGCCGACATTCACGACGGCGCCTCCATCGCTGTTGGCGGATTCGGGCTTGTGGGCATTCCCGCTCGGCTTATCGACGCCCTGCGCAATCAAGGTGCCGGCGATCTCACAATCATTTCCAACAACTTGGGTACCGACGGTTTCGGACTGGGCCTGCTGTTGGCGGATAAGCGCATTTCTCGCTCGATTGGCTCGTACCTGGGCACCAACAAGGAGTACGCGCGCCAGTACCTCGAGGGCGAACTCACCGTTGAGTTCACTCCGCAGGGCACCCTCGCAGAGCGCATGCGCGCCGGCGGCGCCGGCATTCCAGCGTTCTACACCAAAGCGGGCGTGGGCACGCCTTTGGCAAGCGGCGAGATTCCGACGCGCTACAACCCGGATGGAACGATCGCCGAGTACTCGAGGCCGAAAGAGTTGCGCGAATTCGGCGGAGAGCAGTACGTCATGGAAGAAGCGCTGACTCCAGATTTCTCGTTCGTGCACGCAAAGAAAGCGGACCGCTACGGCAACTTGGTGTTCTCCAAGACTGCGCAGAACTTCAACCCGGATGCCGCTGTGTGCGGGAAGATCACCATCGTCCAGGCCGAAGAGGTTGTGGACGAAATCCCTGCCGCAGAGGTAACCCTGCCGGGCATCTACGTCGACCGTGTCGTCGAGGT belongs to Corynebacterium glaucum and includes:
- a CDS encoding CoA transferase subunit A, whose amino-acid sequence is MINKVVDSVEEAVADIHDGASIAVGGFGLVGIPARLIDALRNQGAGDLTIISNNLGTDGFGLGLLLADKRISRSIGSYLGTNKEYARQYLEGELTVEFTPQGTLAERMRAGGAGIPAFYTKAGVGTPLASGEIPTRYNPDGTIAEYSRPKELREFGGEQYVMEEALTPDFSFVHAKKADRYGNLVFSKTAQNFNPDAAVCGKITIVQAEEVVDEIPAAEVTLPGIYVDRVVEVGPQETGIEFRTVSN